The segment CCACTATATATTTAAATCTGAGTAGAGGGGAAAGATTTCCAGCACTCTTCTAATGTTTTAGTTATTACTAAATGATCTCCAAACAGCCATGTCTTGTGAAGCGGGTGGAGAAAGGCTCGTgttttcaagcaacattatcaCACATTGCTGTGTTTGTGGTCTTGCAGGCCTGAGGAGAAGATCAAGATCCTGGAGAAGAAAGTTAATGACCTGATAGAAGAGAGCTGCATGGCACAGAGCATTGGAGCCTTACAACTGGTCAGACACTCTCATTCTTTAACACACTGATTAGTAATAATGTATGATGTGCATGCCTACTTACTGTATGTgctctgtatgtactgtaagtGTGCATGTGATGTGTTTCTACAGGCTCTTGAAAAAGCCAAAGAGGcagggaggaaggagagagcCCTGGTGAGACAGAGGGAACAGTCTGGCAATGCAGAACACATCAATTTAGACCTCACCTACTCTGTAAGTAAAGTTGCTATAAATCAATATATGGTTATATATATGGATATGTGGTTGTTCCAGTGGCTGTAAATGAAATGATTGAGCATTTACTTCCTACACTCTGATATGACATGCCTCAGAAGCTAAAGTACCACCTTTTGGAAAACCCACTCCTTGAGCctgtatttatttgttactTAAGGAAAAAATGTCCTATATTTTTCATATTATCTATGTTATTATACAGAAAACACTGTTTTGAGGAGCTATGCAGTGATGAAATGTTGTAATTTATTCTttcttacttatttattttatttatttcttatctGAGGAAGTTGACTTAATCACTCAGCTATGTAGGCACAGCTCACAGATGGCAAATTCAATTTTAGGTCCTGACCTAATTGTCTTTTTTCcattaattcatttagaaaTACTGGACTTTTCTGTCATTACTAGGTTTTGCTCAACCTTGCCAACCAGTATGCTAACAATGAAATGTACCCAGAGGCCCTAAACAGCTACCAGGTCATTGTGAAGAACAAGATGTTCAGTAATGCAGGTGAGAAGACCACTCTGCTTCATATTCATTACAGATATGTTTAAACCATGTGCATCTACTAATTATGCAGGCAGGACAGGAAATTCCATGTTTTAATTATGGAtataaaattaagaaaaagagGATATGCCTTACTGTCATTCTGGTTTGACAGTGCAGTGATGAAGTACAAATTATAATGGCAACAACATCCTCAATAACTTAGTAGTTTTAGTATACAACTGCATATTGCACACACAACTAGCACATAATATAGCTTTTTATGAGAAGTATAAACATGACATGGAACAGAGTCTTTGGCTGTTTGTCTTaagatcaatcaatcaataggTAGCATTTCTTGTGTCACTGTCTTGTTGTGTCTCCACCAATGGTTGAAATATCACCAGCTGACTGACAGAAATAGTAAATGGTGAATGGACTGCACAGATacagtgcctttctagtcttccgaccagtGCTTTACTtcacatgtcacattcacccattgaCACACACTGATGGGAGTGGCTGCCAGGCAATGCCCAAaaatactttgacatgcagactggagcaGCAGGGGCTTGAACCAAGACCTTCTGATTAGTAGATGACGACCAAACAAGTTGACTTGTACTATATTATTTGTTGTACCAGTTGTACTTTTGCTGTGGTTTTCCTTCAAACTACCTCTGTGCTGCTCCTCCAGGCCGGCTGAAGGTTAATATGGCAAACATCTATGTCAAACAGAAGAACTACCccaaagccatcaagttctacCGAATGGCATTAGATCAGATCTCCAACGCTCACAAGGAAATGAGGATCAAGATCATGCAGAATATCGGCGTGGTCTTTGTCCGTATGGGCCAATACTCCGATGCCATAACGTCTTTTGAGCACATCATGAGTGAGAGCCCCAACATCAAGACGGGCTTCAACCTTATTCTTTGCTACTATGCCATTGGCGATAGGGAAAGGATGAAGAAGGCCTTTCAGAAGCTCATCTCTGTTCCTCTGGGAATCGATGATGAAGACAAGTACATCCCATCTAATGTGAGTTACAATAATATGctatgtttatttataaatacCTTTCTTGCAAAGTCTTGCTCTGTGGGTCATCTGTCCATGAAGTTTCTGTAGTAAGAGCTCTTTATAGCTTTCCAGCTATAATGGCTATCAGTGCTCATGCTAATTATTCAGTCATCTTTTTAGGCTAAACACATATGTCCCTTGTAATTCAGTATTTTCAAGATCTGTGCTGCTGATTATGAGCTGAATAAGATTGCACTCTCTTGATGACTGCAAGGAAATTCCCTTTTGTGTCCTCTAACCTTACATCGACCAAGAATAACCAAAGTTAGGAAATTACTCCTTATTCTTATGTAGGTCTCTATAGCCCCTGTACATAATACTTATATTTATAAGAAAGTGCTAAATGTGGTTCTTGTAACATCTTAATGTCAACATTGTCCTGTCATCTTTCTCAGGATGACGCTAGCTCAAATATGGTCATCGAGGCCATTAAGAACGACAAACTTCACCAGATGGAGAGAGATCTGTAAGAAAAAATctcacacaacaaaaacacacacttgtctTCAGCAAAACCTGATGATATTCTTGACCTTACAAGCCACTGACATGTTTTCTTCAATACCAAAACACCAGAACACTGCATTTGTAAATACAAAGCACactgttattttaatattcacgtTTTGTACCATTTATTTCTGaattactgttgttttcctttgtgTACTGTACATAGAAAAGTCCTGGCTGAGAAGTTCATCATGACCTCAGCCAAGCTCATCGCTCCGGCCATTGAGACTTCTTTTGCTACTGGATTTGActggtttgtttctgtttaaatatgttttttcatCTTAACATATTAACACTAGAGGGCATAAAATATATTGGGACTGCTCCATGACTGTCTTTTGAGGgactcaaaaacacaaaaacatgattttcaAGGTGGTAACTGATTTAATTACAGATAGCTGACAATATTAGTCATTATCTCCATAAATGAGTGGTTAAAATGCTAAAGTAAATTCCGTTTAGGGactaaaaatcaaaacaacaggGATGTTATTTGATGTCTTCCTTTTGATATAATTGTACAATTGGATTTTCCACCCAGTTCACTCTAGTAACTGTAGGTGACTGCAGTTGAGATTTGTTTAGCACAATTTCGAGCCACTAAAGAGGTAGAATCACAAACCTTTAATCAGCCACAGATTAAAATGTGACTTAACACTGAGACATATTATTAGCAAACAAAATCCAACTGCAGCCTTGACTACATTTCACATGCACCTGGCTTATTGGGCAAATTTGgataatacataaatatacatgTTATTTGCAGCGACCAtcaaatgatgtgaaatgatACATAAAGCGTTATACTGTGCATAtatggttgtttgttttgtttttaggtgTGTGGACATGGTGAAGAGTTCTCAGTATGTTGAGCTTGCCAACGATCTAGAGATAAACAAAGCCATCACCTACCTTAGGCAGAAGGACTTCAACCAGGTGACTGTTTGGCTCAACAGTTTAAAGGGGAATACCACTCAATTTAGGGATCTCACCCCTATAGTTTGGGGTTGTTGCCATAGAAGCACAGTTGAGTAGAGTAACTCAGCATCCAGTCCGAGTATTTGCCGCTTTGTAATAGACCTCTGTATTAGAATATTTGAGAACATGTTCCAACCAAACATTTcatgttaaaattaaaatattggtTATATGTTATATAATTGCAAACATATCAGCCAGTACAGTAGAGAATGATTTTGCAGAAATAGAACATATAATTATGTGGTGCTATAATTATTTCAAGATTTCTGAATCTGAAAAGATATTCTCATTAAAGCTCAAAAATACTGTATCGGAGTAGCAGTtagatttatacatttttaaagtgagTGGAATTTCCCTTAAACATACACTATGTAACTTGGATGATCtggtctttgtcagtttaacagttttttcccatctttttatttttttttttacaacgtTGTGTTTCCATACAGTTATTGGCCAGCGTTGTTTATGTGTCAGTTTACTCAGGCTAAGGCTGATCAGCTATGTGCAGCATCACAATCAAATTTTCCCCTTCTCATTGCCCTCCATTCTCTCTTGCTTTTGTCTTGTTTCCTTCCCATCTGCATGCCTAAGATTGAGGTATGTGTGCCTTCTGTTTCCACGTTAACATTTAGATTGTGTTCCTGATATGTTACTActaaaaaaagcattttctgcCAAGAGAAATTAGAGAAGAAGTCATTGGTTTATAACCTGAAAACCAGTCTTGGTGCAAAAAGGAAATTAGAAAAGTTTCTTCTTTACCAATATACCTCGGAGCTCTCAAGGAACTGCAGCTTTGCCAGTGAAGCTGCTCTGTGGCTAACAGTACTACTTTATCAACACTTTTTCCAATAATATAAAACTGCAGTTGCCAATAGTTTTTGTACTAACAGACTTTACACCTATGGAACCCcaaatgtttaatattaaaaaaaatgaaaaccttttctaaataaataatcatatgAATAAATTGTCTACAATGTATAAATGAACCAGCAAAATCAAAAATCACCAAAACTCAGCTCATTAATATGAAATGATTtcataattcattttattttttaattcattttttattttattatttttatattcatattgAATTGTAgcttttaatttcattataGACTGTTTCAAAATGCCATTTttcaaaagtttgtttttatttcattatgatATTTTTCATAATGACACATTCTATTTAATAACATCACTTTTCATGACAGTGGTGTTGTCACCACCCTCTCACCTTTTAGCCAATCATATGTCCCCAGCCTCTCTTAAGCTGCCAAGCCCAACAGCTCTTGGCAAATTTAGCCAGTTAACTAGAACAACATTATTCTAACTACAAATAGgattttacagcagcagcctctATCAGGGGACATGTGATTAGCTCAAAGGTGAGAGGGCGGTGAGTACACCACTgtcatgaaaagtgacattatgaaataaaaagtggcATGAAATACAAGTGTTACTGTGGGAAAATGccattatgaaataaaagcagACCTCTGAAAAAGCGGCAATAATCTGTTAAATAATGAGGATGAAATAACATGACTTGAGTTTCTTAAGtacagattttatttatatatttccataATTTAATCGtgtcttatttatttcatatttacttATTCTCTATTGAACACTTTAGAGCTCCATATACATCTGATGCATGTGTGTAGTGCTTTCATACTCAACATGACTGTGGTGGTGGCGTATTCTGCAACATCAGTGCAGCTGTAGCCTAGCTGGTGGTTTGTCAAAATGCTAACATTTTACACACTAATACTGTTGAAAAATCTCCCCAGTATATAATGTGCCTACAGTGGCATaacaagcaaataaaaagaCTGTCTGAGATATAAAGCTCATTAATCCGTTTATCAAAAGTTCAGATGGTTACatcctgcagtcacctgcagtttttttatttttttttttaagtctttgAATTGTAATGTTTGGATTTACTTTGTGGTTTGTGGTGGTTCCTTTATGGGTCTGCTTTATATGCTATAGTTTTTAGTATAATTACACCTTCACAGATTCTGATATTTGCTGATATGAAGAATATTTATTGAAGGCCTGATGGCTCAGCATAAATTATACTAAACACCAAAAGCTTCAGATCGCATTTTAAAATTCAATTtaagaatgttgttttttatgtttgtagGTGTGTTACATACTGGGGAAATCCGCTTGTAAATAACTTATATAGTATTACTGTGCACATGTTTAGTAAAACTAGTGCAAATAGATTACCCTTATTATGTGTCATCAGGCGGTGGAAACTCTGAAGACATTTGAGAAGAAGGACAGCAGAGTGAAGAGTGCTGCAGCCACCAACCTCTCTTTCCTCTACTTCCTGGTGAGATCCTCTCCTTGACTAATCAAAAGGCTCTCAGTTAATACACATAAAAGAGATTGGGTAGGATTTCCCTTAGAAGCCCGATTCCTTAATTAGATGAAATATTTGAAGATAAACATTCCTGTTGTAAGGATGGCTGAATCACAGCCCCTATTCTCTGTACCACCATGCTACCAGTCAGGTACTTCCATTCTCATCTTCCAACTGTTACAGGAGAAGGACTATGACCAGGCTGACCGATATGCTGACCTTGCCATGAACGCTGATCGCTACAACCCGGCAGCACTTATCAACAAAGGCAACACGGTGTTTGTCAAGCAAGACTATGAAAAGGCTGCAGAGTTCTACAAAGAAGCACTGAGGAATGATTCCTCCTGCACTGAGGCCCTCTACAACCTGGGTAACGTTTTCATGATACACTATAGTGGTGTATAATGCAGACATTGATTTATAGTATAGTACCCTTAACATGAAGCGCACATCGATTCATGACTATCATAAATGGTCGAAGAGACTTTGAACAAGATAACGCTCCCTCTTATAATGCAAGAAACATCTGGGAACAATCATTTTACAACTCCATGGACAGCCTATGGTGAAGTCTTCCTTTTAGTCTGTATGTGAGGCATGGGTGTCTGCTTGGTCATTTTAAACACTGagctgtctttgtgtgtatgcCACAAGGAGTGGCATCCGATAGATAGAGATCTctcgatctctctctctctcagatctCTCTCTCAGCTGTAATAGCTGATAGGGAATCTAAGTGTTCAATTTAAGCTCTGTTTGTGCTTCACTATGTTTCAACCATTAGAGTTTAGATCATGACTAGTTTGGAAAAGCAGTTAGGTTCAAAATGTCTGCTTACTGTAAAGTCAAGTACACTGTAAAGGCTTCATGTGTCACCCTTTTCCATGAAAATATCTGTGGGaacttgttatattgtcagCCTTCGGATTGGCTATGGATCCAAAGTACATAAGTCGATTGACAGTTTTTGACCCCGTTCCACTTGTACCAGGTCTAACCTATAAGAGACTGAATCGTCTAGAAGAGGCTCTGGACTGCTTCCTGAAGCTCCATGCTATTCTGAGGAACAGTGCCCAAGTCATGTACCAGCTGGCCAACATGTATCCTACTAATAAGTTCGATATGttacatgtgtctgtgtgttacacGTGTGCTAACTGCTTCAAACAATTGTACCTTTAGAAGATGTTGTTGGGAAGGTGTTCATTTAGGGATTCAAACTTGCATATCTATCCATTCCCATGTGAGCATCTATTGGTCCTTGACTCACTGGCTTCATCTATGAGCTTCTGGAAGATCCCCAACAGGCAATCGAGTGGCTGATGCAGGTCATCAGCGTAACTCCCACTGACCCCCGGGCACTGGCCAAACTGGGAGAGCTGCATGATGGCGAGGGCGACAAGTCCCAGGCATTCCAGTACTACTACGAGGTACAAGAAGCATAActgaatatttttctgtttacagGCAAATTGATTACTTTAATATTTCAGCATTAGCTATCTTTTAGGCGGTCTAATGTGGTTGGCTTTGTGTTGCTGTCCAGTCCTTCAGGTACTTCCCCTCCAACATCGATGTGATTGAATGGCTCGGGGCTTACTACATTGAGACACAGTTCTGTGAGAAGGCCATTCAGTACTTTGAAAGAGCCACACTCATACAGTGAGTTATCACTAGTTATAGTATTACATGGATAGAAATAGCATGATAAGTAACATACCAAATAGATCTGTGTTAAATTGATGATAATTTCAGCAGTTCCAATATAATGCCAGAAAatgtagtgtttgttttttgttgttatatcaGCTTGAAAAAACTTGTTAAACCACATTTCTGAATGATTTTTATTTAGTCTTGTTTTGATTGTTGTCTTAGTCTTTCATCAAATGTGAAGATGTTCTAAACTAAAAGATGGTAAACAGATGGTTAGGTTTTGCTTGCCTTCCAGCTCGATTCAGTATAGATTTTGCGTTCAGTATAGTGTTTTGCATTCACACTGACTGGAAATCTTTCTGCTGCGTTTCTCAGACCAACCCAGGTGAAGTGGCAACTAATGGTGGCAAGCTGCTACAGAAGAAGTGGTGAGAATGTTCTTCGGTTCTTGACTTTTGACACTGAAAACCAGATCAGAGAAAAGTAGATGTCCATAAGCAGTGATGCATTGTCATTTAGTTGACATATATATGAAATTGATATAATATTTGAtaatatatttagttttgacTTCACTGACTGTGAGTGGGTAAGTAACAGTAAATACGAAAAGCTGTGCACTTTACAGTTTCAGAACAACTGACTTACCCAGTGTTTGTTGATTTGAACTAGCAATGAGTCCATTAAAGCTGTGAAGttgcattattttctttttttctttacaggaAACTACCAGAAAGCTCTGGAAACGTATAAAGACATTCACCGCAAGTTTCCGGAAAATGTGGAATGTAATTCATCCTGTCTGTTACTTCATTTTCAACAAAATTCTTGACCAACAGCAGATGATTCACTGGTCAGagtgtaaagaaaataataactgtgtgtttgtccaggCCTGCGTTTCTTGGTGAGGCTGTGCACAGACATGGGATTGAAGGAAGTCCAAGAATATGCCACCAAGCTGAAGAAGGTGGAGAAGATGAAGGAGATCAGAGAACAGGTGTGTGTCTCTGGGCTGTCACACCTTTTACAATTTAACCTGTAGACAGTTGTCATTATTTGTACACAGTGTATGGTCGCTCTTTCTTGGGGAATAATATGGCACACTGAAAGGTATGTATTTTACATTAGTTTGTTTGGAATAAACAGAAGGAGAGGTGGGGTAGTTAGTAGGAACATCGATAACTAACATTGCTGAATAAACATGGAAAACTACAAGAAGTGCAGATACCAAACTCAAACTTCATTATCAGAAAACCTGATAGAGAAGATGCCACAGCACTGCGCACAGTGTTTAATTGACAGTGAATTTAAGAGCGCAAATGCATCTAAAGATATAACTCACTAATGGttcagtgtgtttaatgtgtacCTTGAAACCTCCAGTATGTTGACTTGAGATTTATTTGAACTAACGTTATACAAGCAGCCTTGTTTAATAATATAACATTCAAATGAGGTAATGTATCTgaataacattaacattatgcAGCCTCATAAATTAACTGCTTGTCATATTGCAGGCTTTTTGTGAGCTTTCATTAATCATCTTTTCCTCACCAATGTCTTGCCGCCCTGTTGTCTGTTCCTGTACAAGAACACGCTGATTGAGAACGTGCACATGTTCTCCAGGAATGCttgaaaaacagctgtttttctcttCTATTGATTTTCCACAAATCAAGCCATGTTCTGAGGCGAGCAGGTGCGATACAGCTGTTCAACACCTTGCTGACACTAATACTGGGTCATTTAAAAAGGGTGGTGTTTGTTCACAGATCTGATGCTACATGCAGTTTGTTTGGGTTGTTCAGTGCTGCCGGAGACATCTGAATGGATTAGGTAACTGGTTTTGTTTTAGCAAACCCAGAATAACTGGAGACTCATGCATCAGATTGGTTCATATGTTAATCTGTACATCCTGGGAATTATCCTGCAAGACCTGCATCAACAAAATCCAAATTAATATCctagtttatttttcttctctattcctattttcttttcttatgaTTTTTGTCTTAAAAGAGTACTCCACCGATTAAACCTTGTAGGATTCACAATGAAATGATCAAAATCGGTGCAGTAGAACCATCAagtatctttttattttattttttttattccatgcgttcttcttccttgtcaaaacccaCAATACATCTCTATCATTGTGAGTTCTGTCAGAGATTGGGGTGTGTTAAACTAGAAGCTGCTAATGTAGCCTCCAGCTGCTGGCCTAAAGCAGATATGAGGAGCAGGCTGCAGAGGTCTGGTAACCTCACTTCATTCTAACGTTTTAGaaagtaacacaaaaagaaGTAATTTCCAAGCTTGTAGTCTCAAGCTCAAAATCTCTTGAGGACACTTAACAAACTTCATGCAGCTTCCTATGGaaccacaaaaggctttatacaacttttattCACATGTGCTGTAGTACAtcccaagacctgtaaacacTTGTGAAATCAGTGGAAATCCCTTTCAAGTGGTAATTCCAAGATCACAGGAATattctgttattatttttactttattcagCTCTGAATAAAAGCTGACCGTCCCATGTATCACAT is part of the Micropterus dolomieu isolate WLL.071019.BEF.003 ecotype Adirondacks linkage group LG07, ASM2129224v1, whole genome shotgun sequence genome and harbors:
- the ift88 gene encoding intraflagellar transport protein 88 homolog isoform X3; this encodes MSISLHHLPREGEMENVHLAVEEDDIYSGYNDYNPTFDSEELENDVGFQQAVRTSHGRRPPMTARFPGTAIGARPLASSFGSRIPMASSMGRPMTGAVQDGAARPMTAVRAAGYTSSLTRGSNFDPLGQSRGPAPPLEAKNEDTPEEKIKILEKKVNDLIEESCMAQSIGALQLALEKAKEAGRKERALVRQREQSGNAEHINLDLTYSVLLNLANQYANNEMYPEALNSYQVIVKNKMFSNAGRLKVNMANIYVKQKNYPKAIKFYRMALDQISNAHKEMRIKIMQNIGVVFVRMGQYSDAITSFEHIMSESPNIKTGFNLILCYYAIGDRERMKKAFQKLISVPLGIDDEDKYIPSNDDASSNMVIEAIKNDKLHQMERDLKVLAEKFIMTSAKLIAPAIETSFATGFDWCVDMVKSSQYVELANDLEINKAITYLRQKDFNQIEAVETLKTFEKKDSRVKSAAATNLSFLYFLEKDYDQADRYADLAMNADRYNPAALINKGNTVFVKQDYEKAAEFYKEALRNDSSCTEALYNLGLTYKRLNRLEEALDCFLKLHAILRNSAQVMYQLANIYELLEDPQQAIEWLMQVISVTPTDPRALAKLGELHDGEGDKSQAFQYYYESFRYFPSNIDVIEWLGAYYIETQFCEKAIQYFERATLIQPTQVKWQLMVASCYRRSGNYQKALETYKDIHRKFPENVECLRFLVRLCTDMGLKEVQEYATKLKKVEKMKEIREQRVKSGREGSARGRREGREGSAGSADSGHSSNSTKGERLSAKMRSLPGSNEPYEASSPKEIDASYVDPLGPQMERPKTGAKRRVEDDDFADEELGDDLLPE
- the ift88 gene encoding intraflagellar transport protein 88 homolog isoform X4, with translation MSISLHHLPREGEMENVHLAVEEDDIYSGYNDYNPTFDSEELENDVGFQQAVRTSHGRRPPMTARFPGTAIGARPLASSFGSRIPMASSMGRPMTGAVQDGAARPMTAVRAAGYTSSLTRGSNFDPLGQSRGPAPPLEAKNEDTPEEKIKILEKKVNDLIEESCMAQSIGALQLALEKAKEAGRKERALVRQREQSGNAEHINLDLTYSVLLNLANQYANNEMYPEALNSYQVIVKNKMFSNAGRLKVNMANIYVKQKNYPKAIKFYRMALDQISNAHKEMRIKIMQNIGVVFVRMGQYSDAITSFEHIMSESPNIKTGFNLILCYYAIGDRERMKKAFQKLISVPLGIDDEDKYIPSNDDASSNMVIEAIKNDKLHQMERDLKVLAEKFIMTSAKLIAPAIETSFATGFDWCVDMVKSSQYVELANDLEINKAITYLRQKDFNQAVETLKTFEKKDSRVKSAAATNLSFLYFLEKDYDQADRYADLAMNADRYNPAALINKGNTVFVKQDYEKAAEFYKEALRNDSSCTEALYNLGLTYKRLNRLEEALDCFLKLHAILRNSAQVMYQLANIYELLEDPQQAIEWLMQVISVTPTDPRALAKLGELHDGEGDKSQAFQYYYESFRYFPSNIDVIEWLGAYYIETQFCEKAIQYFERATLIQPTQVKWQLMVASCYRRSGNYQKALETYKDIHRKFPENVECLRFLVRLCTDMGLKEVQEYATKLKKVEKMKEIREQRVKSGREGSARGRREGREGSAGSADSGHSSNSTKGERLSAKMRSLPGSNEPYEASSPKEIDASYVDPLGPQMERPKTGAKRRVEDDDFADEELGDDLLPE
- the ift88 gene encoding intraflagellar transport protein 88 homolog isoform X1 — encoded protein: MSISLHHLPREGEMENVHLAVEEDDIYSGYNDYNPTFDSEELENDVGFQQAVRTSHGRRPPMTARFPGTAIGARPLASSFGSRIPMASSMGRPMTGAVQDGAARPMTAVRAAGYTSSLTRGSNFDPLGQSRGPAPPLEAKNEDTPEEKIKILEKKVNDLIEESCMAQSIGALQLALEKAKEAGRKERALVRQREQSGNAEHINLDLTYSVLLNLANQYANNEMYPEALNSYQVIVKNKMFSNAGRLKVNMANIYVKQKNYPKAIKFYRMALDQISNAHKEMRIKIMQNIGVVFVRMGQYSDAITSFEHIMSESPNIKTGFNLILCYYAIGDRERMKKAFQKLISVPLGIDDEDKYIPSNDDASSNMVIEAIKNDKLHQMERDLKVLAEKFIMTSAKLIAPAIETSFATGFDWCVDMVKSSQYVELANDLEINKAITYLRQKDFNQIEAVETLKTFEKKDSRVKSAAATNLSFLYFLEKDYDQADRYADLAMNADRYNPAALINKGNTVFVKQDYEKAAEFYKEALRNDSSCTEALYNLGLTYKRLNRLEEALDCFLKLHAILRNSAQVMYQLANIYELLEDPQQAIEWLMQVISVTPTDPRALAKLGELHDGEGDKSQAFQYYYESFRYFPSNIDVIEWLGAYYIETQFCEKAIQYFERATLIQPTQVKWQLMVASCYRRSGNYQKALETYKDIHRKFPENVECLRFLVRLCTDMGLKEVQEYATKLKKVEKMKEIREQRVKSGREGSARGRREGREGSAGSAAGVSTPVLTSPKKASIMDSGHSSNSTKGERLSAKMRSLPGSNEPYEASSPKEIDASYVDPLGPQMERPKTGAKRRVEDDDFADEELGDDLLPE
- the ift88 gene encoding intraflagellar transport protein 88 homolog isoform X2; this translates as MSISLHHLPREGEMENVHLAVEEDDIYSGYNDYNPTFDSEELENDVGFQQAVRTSHGRRPPMTARFPGTAIGARPLASSFGSRIPMASSMGRPMTGAVQDGAARPMTAVRAAGYTSSLTRGSNFDPLGQSRGPAPPLEAKNEDTPEEKIKILEKKVNDLIEESCMAQSIGALQLALEKAKEAGRKERALVRQREQSGNAEHINLDLTYSVLLNLANQYANNEMYPEALNSYQVIVKNKMFSNAGRLKVNMANIYVKQKNYPKAIKFYRMALDQISNAHKEMRIKIMQNIGVVFVRMGQYSDAITSFEHIMSESPNIKTGFNLILCYYAIGDRERMKKAFQKLISVPLGIDDEDKYIPSNDDASSNMVIEAIKNDKLHQMERDLKVLAEKFIMTSAKLIAPAIETSFATGFDWCVDMVKSSQYVELANDLEINKAITYLRQKDFNQAVETLKTFEKKDSRVKSAAATNLSFLYFLEKDYDQADRYADLAMNADRYNPAALINKGNTVFVKQDYEKAAEFYKEALRNDSSCTEALYNLGLTYKRLNRLEEALDCFLKLHAILRNSAQVMYQLANIYELLEDPQQAIEWLMQVISVTPTDPRALAKLGELHDGEGDKSQAFQYYYESFRYFPSNIDVIEWLGAYYIETQFCEKAIQYFERATLIQPTQVKWQLMVASCYRRSGNYQKALETYKDIHRKFPENVECLRFLVRLCTDMGLKEVQEYATKLKKVEKMKEIREQRVKSGREGSARGRREGREGSAGSAAGVSTPVLTSPKKASIMDSGHSSNSTKGERLSAKMRSLPGSNEPYEASSPKEIDASYVDPLGPQMERPKTGAKRRVEDDDFADEELGDDLLPE